DNA sequence from the Pseudomonadota bacterium genome:
GAGAAAGGCGATGACGGCGGCGACGACACCTTTCGACTTCGATGACGATGCGCCCACGGTCGTTGCGACCAGCGACGCGATACCGAAACCTGCCAACAGATCGCCGGTCTCGTAGTCGGCGTATCGTTGGCCGGGCATGAACGTAAGCCTGTTCGCGATCTCGGTAAGTTCGTCGCTGTTGGCCATGTAGTACTGCGGTGTCACGACCCAGGTGACCATTTCGAGGCCCTGTCGACCAAGCTTCAGGGCGACGGCGTTCAAAAGCGTCACGTCCGCCGTTTGGGCTTCGATCACCCAGTAGACCATGCCGGCATCGCGATCGAGCGTCGGCTGGGTCACCCAGCCGCGAACCCAGACCTCGGGAATGCCGACCTCGCGACGGGTCCGGTTGGCGTCGTCCGTGGCGCGTTTGATGCCTTCCATCAGGTCATCGGGATCAACGTCCGTCCAATCGTCGAGCGTCACGTAGCCGATGTCCGAATAGGCATAGTAGGCTTCGCTTATCTCGACATTGTCGATCAGGACCGCCTCGATCTGCTCGCGCGCCTCTCCGTTCACCAACTCGAAGTACGTTCTGGCGTCGTCGCCAAGGATCAGGGCAAATCGTTCATCGAGCTCGATCTGGCGCCCGGTTTGGCCGATAGCGTAAACGCCGGGCTCATTGATCCAGTCGAGGTTCAGGAGCTCTGACAGAAGAGCAAGCTCCGCATCACTCAGAGCCTCGCCGCCGTTCGCGTCGTCAGCATGGCCGGGTGCCACGGCCAGAATGGCCACGACCGCGAAGGCTGCCAATCGCGTGAAGCCAAATCGGTTCGCAAGTCCAAGGGCCATGTGTCGTCTCCCGCAGATATCGTTGCTCTGCTTGCGCGCCCGTCGCGACCACATCGCACGGCGCGACGCTGACGATTATGGGAGACGGGAATTGCCCGTCCAGCGTGCATAAGTGTGATTGTCTTAAGGCTTTGGTGGTAGATCAGTTGGTTGCGTTCCGCCGTAACTTAGTGAAAACACGGCGGTTTTGGCAGCTATCGCGCCTCGAACCAGGCGTTGAAGCGGGCCAGCAGGTCGGCCTCGTCCTTGGCGAACATGGCGACCTTTTCGACGCGGGTATAGGGTTCGTCCGGCTTGACGGCGCATAGAAGGCCGTTGGTGACCTGCTGTTGGTAGACCGCCTCGATCGAGTCGGTGAACATCACGTCCGCGCGTTTGTCGAACAGATAGACGAACGGCTGCTCGTTATCCGGCACGATGATCAAGACGGCATTCATCAGCTTGGCGAGCGCGAACTGCGCGTTGGTGCCGCCCCGGTTCTCGACCACGGTGGTGCCCGTCTGATCGATCGCCTCGATCGACCCGTAGCGGTCCTCCTCGCCACAGCGCACCAGCGCGACCTTACCGGTTTCCTCGATGGTGACGGAGAGCAGGGCGTCCTGGGCGCGCTGGCGGGTGCGCGAGATCCCGCCGATGGCGACATCGAACTTGCCGGCCAACAGGTCCGCGGTCAGCGTCGGCCAGGTCGTCGGCACGAAAAGCAGCGTCAGGTCTTCATCATCGGCAAACGCCTTGATCAGGTCGATATCGCGGCCGCTGAACGTGTTTGTCGCGCTGTCGTACCAGGTGAGCGGCTTGTAGTCGCCCGTCGTGCCGACGACGAGCGTGTCGGCCCGC
Encoded proteins:
- a CDS encoding DUF2167 domain-containing protein yields the protein MALGLANRFGFTRLAAFAVVAILAVAPGHADDANGGEALSDAELALLSELLNLDWINEPGVYAIGQTGRQIELDERFALILGDDARTYFELVNGEAREQIEAVLIDNVEISEAYYAYSDIGYVTLDDWTDVDPDDLMEGIKRATDDANRTRREVGIPEVWVRGWVTQPTLDRDAGMVYWVIEAQTADVTLLNAVALKLGRQGLEMVTWVVTPQYYMANSDELTEIANRLTFMPGQRYADYETGDLLAGFGIASLVATTVGASSSKSKGVVAAVIAFLVLVLKKAWFVVIAVIAGGLAVFRRKRRQPHHPTGRPPPT
- a CDS encoding transporter substrate-binding domain-containing protein, whose product is MRPRALISLFALVLAIALGTARADTLVVGTTGDYKPLTWYDSATNTFSGRDIDLIKAFADDEDLTLLFVPTTWPTLTADLLAGKFDVAIGGISRTRQRAQDALLSVTIEETGKVALVRCGEEDRYGSIEAIDQTGTTVVENRGGTNAQFALAKLMNAVLIIVPDNEQPFVYLFDKRADVMFTDSIEAVYQQQVTNGLLCAVKPDEPYTRVEKVAMFAKDEADLLARFNAWFEAR